Below is a window of Actinomycetota bacterium DNA.
GTCAGACCTCGCGGCAGAGAGCACCTTCTGGGCCGGGGTGCTCGACGGCACCGTTGATGCCGAGGATGACTGGCACATGGTGATGGTCGACGGTGAACCGCGGGTCGGGGTTCAGCTGGCGCCAAACCACATCCCGCCCGACTGGCCGGAGGGCACACCCGAGCAACAGATCCACCTCGACCTGTGGGTCGACGACTTCGCGGAAGCCCACGATCATGTCGTCTCGCTGGGTGCAAAGGTGCTCAAGCCGGCTGCTGAGGACGCAGACTCGCCCGATAACTTCCAGGTATACGCGGATCCTGCCGGGCATCCGTTCTGCCTTTGTTGGATTCAACGACGCGAGCAGACGTAGCCAGGCCGGGCCTCGGTCGCTACCAGCCGATCTCGAATGCCCATGTGCCGGTGCCGATCGCGGGGTTCACCGGCACCGTGAGGACGACTCCGCCCACCGGCGCAACGATCTCCTCAACGAGGCCGCCGTACGGGTCGACGACTCGTCCCAGAACGTGACCGGCCTCAACTCTCTCGCCGAGCGTCGTCGCGTCCTCGAGAATCCCACCTCGCGCGGGCGCGACGATCCGAAATCCGCGTAACTCCTCCTGGCCGGACGTTGGGGCAACGTCTCCGGGAAGAGAACCGAGTGCGCGCAGGACGTACTCGACCCCCGAAGCCGCTCGCCGAACGGTTTCCGGCGAAGGTGGGAGTCCTCCGCCCGCCTCGATCAGGATCGACGGCAACCCGGCGCGCGACAGGCGAACGAACAGCGCGTCGTCGAGCAGGCTCGCGTCGAGTCCTTCGCCCGATCCGATGCGGTGCACGTACACGAATGGAGAGCCGTACGCGCTCGCCATCTGCGCGGCCGTCTCGTCTCCGTCGACCCGAAGCGTCCAATCGACCGTGTCGGACGGGACGCCCGCGGAATGCAGATCGATGAACGAGCCACCGCGGGCGGACATGATCTCGAAGAACCGCTCGTCCATCTCCCGCTCGAGATAGGTCGGGGCGAGCGGGTGCTCGCGGCTCAGCACGCCGAACCCGGGCACGTTCCCGATCGGCAACACGATGAGGCAGCCGTTGATCATCTCGGGCGAGAGTCGACGTTGGAGATCCATGGCGAGCAGCGTCGCATGCACCTCGTCGCCGTCGCGGGCGGCCATCATCCACACGACCGGGTCGCGCTCACGCCCACGGAGCACCGTGAACGGCACGTCGATCGAGTGACCACCCGGCAGCTCGCCGAGCAGGATCGTGCCCGTCGCGCGGAGTGGCCTATCGCCGGCGATAGCTGCGTCGAGCTGCTCGATGCTCATCGAATGACCCGATAGAGAGCGACCGGACCCGGAACGCCTTTCAGGTCTGCGTCATCGATCCGTTCGAACGCGAATGACGCGTGGCCGGCTGACTCGGCGACGACATCGCTCACAAGGACTTCGCCTGGGGCAGCGGCATCCGCGATCCGCGAAGCCAGGTTGACGGTCTGCCCGAAGACGTCGAGATCGCGTTCGATGACAGGCCCGGCGTGGACGCCGGCGTGTGACGAGAGCACTCCTTCGCCGTTCATGGTTCCGACGAGATCGAGCGCCGCTTCGACGCCGGTGGTCGGATGAGGCAGTTGCAACATCGCGCCGTCACCGAGGAGCTTCACGAGTCGCCCGCCGTGACGCGTGGCGGTGGCGTCAGCGAGCCGCTGGAGGGACGTCGCCGCGACGACCGCCGACTCGTCGCCGCGCTCGCGCGTAAAGCGCGTGAAGCTCGAAAGGTCCACGAATACGATCGCCGGCGGGCTCGGCGGCGCAGGTATCGGCGCCAACCCCTTGGTGGCAAGGAACCGCTCGAACCCCTCGACGATCCCGTTCACGCTCCGGTGCTCGAGGTACCGAGCGCTCAGCCACGTGAACATCTCCGGCGCGAGGTTCGTTGCCTTCGTGAGTCCGACGCGGACGTCGTCGGGAAACTCCTCCAGCTCACCGCGGAACAATCTTTCGCGCGCCGGCTTCGCGAGCTGCTCGTCCCAAAGATCCACCCAGCCGAGCAGCACGGCACGAACCCCTTGTGCCATCAACCTTGCCGCCCGGAGCAAGGCGTCCTCGTCCGGCGTCATTGACCATGCATCAAGGAAGCGTTCGAACAGCTCCTCCTCGTTTTCGTGGATCGGCGCTCCGGGATCGGGCTTGGGAAGGCCGAGCACCTCGTAGACCGCGGGAAGCAGCTCGGCCCTCGGACCCGCGCTCGCCTGGAACTCCGCGAACGTCCGCCCGGATCTGGGCCCGGGCTCGTATGGAAGGTACTCATCCGTGCGCTGGAACTTGAGGAATCCTTCGTTCGCGGCGCGCTCGATCGACTCGGCCGGCACGCCGGACCCGAGCAGAGCCGACACCATCTTGACCACGAGCACCGCGCCGAACGTGAACCGGCCGCGCTCGTCCGGGGTGATCAGCCGAAGCCCGGCCAACCAATGGATGCGCTCCTCCGGACATGCCGCTTCGTCGGCAAGCTCGGCGGCGGAGTAGGCCCTCGGCACGAGCGCATCGTAAAGGCAAGCTCACGGGCAACCTGTTCCTAGCTCCGTCGGATACGTTCAGACCGAGATGCACCCGGCACTCGCGCAACTCGATGCATCTGATCGGCGCCTACTCCGTCGAGCGGCCATGCCGAGCTTCACGCCGCTGATGC
It encodes the following:
- a CDS encoding VOC family protein; translated protein: MRINRQVVVFDASDLAAESTFWAGVLDGTVDAEDDWHMVMVDGEPRVGVQLAPNHIPPDWPEGTPEQQIHLDLWVDDFAEAHDHVVSLGAKVLKPAAEDADSPDNFQVYADPAGHPFCLCWIQRREQT
- a CDS encoding adenylate/guanylate cyclase domain-containing protein is translated as MPRAYSAAELADEAACPEERIHWLAGLRLITPDERGRFTFGAVLVVKMVSALLGSGVPAESIERAANEGFLKFQRTDEYLPYEPGPRSGRTFAEFQASAGPRAELLPAVYEVLGLPKPDPGAPIHENEEELFERFLDAWSMTPDEDALLRAARLMAQGVRAVLLGWVDLWDEQLAKPARERLFRGELEEFPDDVRVGLTKATNLAPEMFTWLSARYLEHRSVNGIVEGFERFLATKGLAPIPAPPSPPAIVFVDLSSFTRFTRERGDESAVVAATSLQRLADATATRHGGRLVKLLGDGAMLQLPHPTTGVEAALDLVGTMNGEGVLSSHAGVHAGPVIERDLDVFGQTVNLASRIADAAAPGEVLVSDVVAESAGHASFAFERIDDADLKGVPGPVALYRVIR
- a CDS encoding succinylglutamate desuccinylase/aspartoacylase family protein, with protein sequence MSIEQLDAAIAGDRPLRATGTILLGELPGGHSIDVPFTVLRGRERDPVVWMMAARDGDEVHATLLAMDLQRRLSPEMINGCLIVLPIGNVPGFGVLSREHPLAPTYLEREMDERFFEIMSARGGSFIDLHSAGVPSDTVDWTLRVDGDETAAQMASAYGSPFVYVHRIGSGEGLDASLLDDALFVRLSRAGLPSILIEAGGGLPPSPETVRRAASGVEYVLRALGSLPGDVAPTSGQEELRGFRIVAPARGGILEDATTLGERVEAGHVLGRVVDPYGGLVEEIVAPVGGVVLTVPVNPAIGTGTWAFEIGW